The genomic region TTGACCGATGCCGACCGCGCCGCCGTTTTCGCCAGCCCCGCCGGCCATGACATGCACGACAGTGCGCTCAACTATTACTTCCTCGCCGACAAACTCGAATGGCAGGACGCCGACAACGGCAGCGCCTTGGCGTGGGATCTGTCCGGCTGGATCGGCGGAGACATCGATCGCCTGTGGCTGCGCTCCGAAGGCGAACGCGTCAATGGCAAAACCGAAGACGCTGAAGTCCAGGCCCTCTGGGGTCACGCGATCAGCCCATGGTGGGACGTGGTGACCGGTGTTCGCCAGGATTTCAAACCCGGCGCTCCGCAAACCTGGGCCGCGCTCGGCGTACAGGGCATGGCGCTGTACAACTTCGAAACCGAGGCCACCGCCTTCATTGGCGAAGGCGGCCAGACCGCCGCACGACTGGAAGGCGACTACAACATCCTGCTCACCAACCGGCTGATTCTGCAGCCGACCGCCGAGCTCAACGTCTACGGCAAAAACGATCCGCAACGAGGCATCGGCTCCGGGCTGTCGAACACCGAAGCCGGTCTGCGCCTGCGCTATGAAATCCGCCGGGAATTCGCGCCCTATATCGGCGTGACCTGGAACCGCACCTACGGCAAAACCGCCGATTACGCCAGGGACGAAGGCGAGGACCGCAGCGAAGCCCGCCTGGTCCTCGGCGTTCGAATGTGGTTCTAAACGCTTCAACTCAAAAAAACCTTAAAAACAACCGCTTAAAGCGGTAAGAGGCCTTGCATGCGCACCATTAAAATCACCGCTGTCGCCATCGCACTTTCCACCGGGCTGCTCATGAGCGCACTGGTTCAAGCCCACCCGAAACTGCTCTCCTCCACCCCGCCCGAAGGCGCAGACGGTGCAGCACCGAGCAACATCGAGCTGCACTTCTCCGAAAACCTCATGACCCAATTCTCCGGCGCCAAACTGGTCATGACCGAAATGCCCGGCATGGCCCATTCCCCCATGCCGATGAAAGCCAAAGTCTCCGGCGGCAGCGACCCGAAAACCATGGTCATCACCCCGCTCTCGCCCCTGCCCACCGGCAGCTACAAAGTCGAATGGCGCGCCGTGTCTTCCGACACTCACCCGATCACCGGCAACGTTACGTTCA from Pseudomonas sp. GGS8 harbors:
- a CDS encoding copper resistance protein B, translating into MTRLNRSTRLALALTGFTVSSAMAATDDMQGLDHSQMPGMDHSQMQSEDYGQMQPAAPTQSRTPIPALTDADRAAVFASPAGHDMHDSALNYYFLADKLEWQDADNGSALAWDLSGWIGGDIDRLWLRSEGERVNGKTEDAEVQALWGHAISPWWDVVTGVRQDFKPGAPQTWAALGVQGMALYNFETEATAFIGEGGQTAARLEGDYNILLTNRLILQPTAELNVYGKNDPQRGIGSGLSNTEAGLRLRYEIRREFAPYIGVTWNRTYGKTADYARDEGEDRSEARLVLGVRMWF
- the copC gene encoding copper homeostasis periplasmic binding protein CopC — translated: MRTIKITAVAIALSTGLLMSALVQAHPKLLSSTPPEGADGAAPSNIELHFSENLMTQFSGAKLVMTEMPGMAHSPMPMKAKVSGGSDPKTMVITPLSPLPTGSYKVEWRAVSSDTHPITGNVTFKVK